In the genome of uncultured Celeribacter sp., the window TTGATGCCTTGATCGACCAGTTGACAACCGGCGCGACAGCCAGCGAGATCTACGGCGTCGCGGCGCCCTCAAACCGAAGCCGGGCGACGGTGGTCAAGGTGCTTGATGAGGCGGTCGAGGTTTTGGCGACCGAAGGAGTCAGCGGGCTGAGTTTTCGGGCCTTGGCGCGGCGCTGCGATATGAGGCTCAGCAATCTGCAATATTACTTTGCCACGCAGGACGCGCTTTTGACGGCGGTGACGCGTCACGCCTTGGCCTCCCGCCTCGAAGAGCTGCGCGACCGTGGCGCGCTCACCCTGCCCGACCTGCGCGAACGCTTTCGCGCCTATCTGGATTTTCGCATGGACCGAGGTGCTGCGCCGCGCGCGCAGGCGATCACCACCGGGCTCAAGGATTTGGCACAACGTCTGGACGGCCCCGCCGAACATTTCGCCGCCACCTGTCGGTTTCATATCCGCAGTCTCGCAGATATGGTGATGGCGTTTTCGCCGGACACCCCGCCTGAGACCGTGACACACAAAGCCATTATGATCGCCGGTCTCATCGACGCAGTCGGCCCGCTTTGTGGCAAGAGTTACACCCCGCCCGAAGGCCTGCGCGCCGCAATCCTGACTCAGGCCTCAGAGATCGCTGGCGTCTAAGCGCTGAGCTTCATAAGCGCCATGCCCGCGACGATCAGCGCGGCGGCGGCGACGCGCATGAGGCTCAACGTCTCGCCATAGAGTACGATCCCGGCGATGAAGGCCCCGATCGCACCGATGCCAACCCAGATCATGTAGGACGTGCCCAAGGGCAGGCTTTTCATTGCGACGGACAACAGTCCGAACGAGATGATCATGGCCACCACGGTCAAAACGCTCGGCCAGAGCACCGTGAATCCGTTCGAATATTTCATCGATGTCGCCCAGACCACTTCGAGAAGTCCCGCGATGACGAGCAATATCCAAGCCATTCCGCACCCTCTTTTGCGTCTTTACGCGTCCGGGAAAATCCCCGGCGTCGTCGGTGCACCATCATCGAATTGCGACAGGTAGTCCACGATGAATTTCTGGTTCACCGCAAAGCCTTTGTACTCCGCCAAATCCGGGTCGATGTCGCGCAACACACGGTGCAGGCGGCGGCCCCATTTCGGTTTTGATGCGATGTCTTCGAGGTTCATCAAGTAGCACCGGATCGGGAAGGCCAGCGCATTTGAACGCGGCAGACGGAAAAACGTCTGCAACTCGACCCGCAGGAATTGTTTCTGCCCGACGTTTTCCGGCGTGATCGTCCGCTTTTCCGGGCCCCATTTGTGGTAGTTTTCGGGGCTGGTATCCAGTCGCGGGTTCACCGTCATGGTCCAGTTCAACCGGCGGTAATGCTGGCCTTGGCCCACCGCCAAAAGGAATTTCAGCGCCTTGTCGAAGACGCCCATCTTGCGGGCTTTCGGCACCGGCGCATGCCATTCGAAAAAGTTCATGCCGACGTCGAAATCCAGCGACCAGTCGGCCTGAGACGTGATCATGCCTGCGTCCATCCAGAGGTTGTTGTCGCGCTCATGAAGGAGCGCAAAGTCACCTTGGGTCTGCCGCGTGATATATTCCATCGGCCCGCAAGGCAGCGTGGTGGCGTCGAGGAACGTGAATTTCTTCTCAATCCCCAACGGCTTGTTGATCCAGTGCCAGTCGTTGCCATCGCGATGGAGCGTAAAGAGATCCGGATAATCCCGGGCCTTCGACACCATGATGAGTTCGAGCAAATCCCAGCCCGCCAGCTCCATATGCGGCAGGGACTGACAGCGCAGCGGGTCTTCGGCGAGCGTGATCTCGCGGTCCTTCATCTCCGCCACATAATGCTCGTCGACGTCGAACATCTTCTCGAACGGCGTGTCTTTCGGGCCACCCGGATGTTGTTCGATGTTGACCGAATACATGTAAGTGTCCTGATCGAAGGGGAAGGGAAAGCGGCGGATCGCCTCCGGGGAGTTGTGATAGGTGTAATCGCCCCGGAAGGTCTCGTCATTGAATTGCATGGTCATGGGTCTGTCTCCTCACAGGTCCAGTTCAAGCCGCGTGCCTTTGAAACGCGACATGCAGGGCATGATGTCTTTTTGTGCGGCGCGCTCGTCTTCCGACAGCCAATGATCGTTATGAAGAATGCGACCATCACAGGCTGTGACCTTGGTCTGGCAACGCCCACAGCCCCCGCCGCGGCAGGAATACTCAATGTCGACCTTGGCGGCTTCCAAAGCCTCCAACAGGCTCTGATCGGCTTTCACATGCACCACCTTGCCGGAGGATTTCACCACCACATCAAAGGGTTCGCCCGGGGGCGGCGCAGTGAAGGCTTCGGAATGAACGGAGGTTTTGGGCCAGCCCAACCGCGCAGTCTGATCGGCCACCGCCGTGATCAACCCGTCGGGACCGCAGGTGTAGACATGGGTGCCCAAAGGTTGCCCGTCGAGAATGGCGCCCAGGTCCATGCGCGCCCCCTCTTCCGAGATATGCACATGAATATGCGCGGCTTGCGGCAAAAGCTTGATCCCGGCGGCCTCTTCGCGCGAGCGGGCCGCGTAATGCAGCTCGTAGGGCTTTTGCTCCATGTCGAGCTGACGCAGTTGCGACAGGAAGGGCGTGATGCCGATACCGCCGCCGATCAACACGTGCTTCTTCGCCCGCAGATCAAGCTGGAACAGATTCGACGGCAGAGACACGGTGATGTCATCGCCTTCGGACACTTTCGTGTGCATATAGAGCGAGCCACCCCGCCCCTTATCCTCACGCCGCACGGCGATCTCATAGCCGCTGCCGTCATAAGGATCGGAGATCAGCGAATAGGAATTGCGACGGATGGTGTCGCCTTCTGGCATTTCCACGGTCAAATGCGCGCCACCGGAGAAGACCGGCAAGGATGCGCCCGTCGGGTCCTCGAAACGAAAGCGTTTCACCAAGGGCGAGAGCTGTTCGACCGCAGTGACTTTCAAGGTGAGCTTTTTCATGCCTGAATCTCCACGGTTTCGGGCACAACGCCCGGGGTTTCCGCATCGACACAGACGCCTTGGAACACGCCCAAACGGCGCGAAAAATGATCGCGCACGAAGAGCGTCAGCCCGCAATGGGCGCAGGTAAAGGGATCGGTGGTGACATCCTCGGTGATGCCCTTGCAATGCACGCATTGCATCCGCCGCGCGATGGAACCGCGATGTTCCATCTGGATCTCATCGACCGGCATCCCGGCGGCAAACGCCAGGGCGGAGACATGGCCGATCAGACCTTCGGAGCCCGCGAGATAGATCTGCGTGCCCATGCGCGCCGTTTTCAAAAGCTGGGTCACCAGCGGCGTGGCGGCGTCGAAATCGGGGGCAACGTGGATGGCGACGGGTTTGACATCGCCGAGAGCGGCGACGCCACAGCCGACCAGCACCACATGGGCGTGATCCATGACGGAGGCGTCAGAGGCGGCCAGATCGGTGAGCGCCTGAGCGCCCGCCTCATCCGCGACCATGATCGCGGGGGCGGCACCTTGCGAGACAAGCCCGGCATAGGTCGGCCGGCTGTCGATGGACGGGGAAAATTCAGTCTTGGGCATTACGGGTCCTGTTGGTCTCAGGAGGCGGGCACGGGATTGCGCCCGCCTCGTAAGTCTTTGTGCTGATTTATATTTGGGGCTTAGCCCTTGGCGGTGCGACGTTTCTTGTCGACGTCGTAGAAGGGCATCGGATGGGCGATGGCTTTGATCTCGCCATCCGGGTTCTTGACAGTGAGTTCGGTGCCTTCGACGGCGCAATCGACAGGCATACGTGCGATGCCGACGTTGTGCTCGTTGAGGGGCGAGTACATGCCGATGGTCACAACGCCCACTTCTTTGCCGTCTTTCAGCAAAGGCGCGCCTTCGGCGGCGGGTTCGGTGCCCTCGAGTTTCACCCCGTAGATTTTGAAGCGCTCTTTGCCCTTCAAACGGTAATGTTCCTCGGCACCGCGAAAGCCGGTTTTGCCCGGCGAGACGGTGAACTCGAGCCCCAGCTCCCAAAGCGTGTCGCCATTGGAGTCGTTTTCGAACGGATACATTTCCGAGTTGTCATAGGGGAAGAACAAGAGATAGCTCTCCGCGCGCAGCCAATCGAGCGTGGTGAAGCGCGTCGGGATGATGCCCATCTCCTTGCCTTCCGCCACGATCGTGTCCCAGATTTCCACGGCATCCTGACGGCGACAGAAAATCTCATAGCCGCGCTCGCCGGTGTAGCCCGTGCGGGAAATCATCACAGGCTTGCCGAAGAGCGTCGTCTGGATGTGGCTGAAATAGACCACATCGCGGATGCCCGGCACGTGCTTTTCGAGGTAATCGACGGCCATCGGCCCTTGCAGCGAAATGTCATGCAGATCGTCGTCGAACAACACGGCGACATTGCGGCCAGCGGCATACATGGTCAATTGCTCATGCCCCGCACCGGAGCCGTGCACAACCATGAAGTTTTGCGGCCCGAGACGGTAGATCACACAGTCATCGACGAATTTGCCGGCATCATTGAGCATGGTGGCATAGGTCGAACGACCGGGTTTCAGTTTTTCGATATTGCGGGTCGTGGCCTTGTCGATCACGTATTGGGCGTGGGGGCCCACAACGTAAACCTTCTTGAGGCCCGAAACATCCATGACGCCCGCCTTGGTGCGGATCGCCAGATACTCCTCCGTCTGATCCTTGTCATAGCTCCAGGCGGTGCCCATGCCGCTCCAGTCTTCGAGATCGGAGCCAAGGGCGCGGTGCCGGTCCGCCAGTGCGGAAAATCTCCATGATGCAATCATTGTTTTTATCCTTAGGGTCGTCGTTTCAATTTCTTGTTTTGAGAACCGGCGACGGGGCGCGCCGCCGGTTCGGGGACAGGGCGTGAAACCCTATTCTTTGAGATCAGACTGTTTTCAGCTCTTCTTCTCAGTCGCCTTGTAGGCGTGCTCTTCGTGGCGCCAGCCAAAGACGATCGCGATCACGACCATGGCGAGGCAAGCGAAGAGCCAGAGACCTTCGACGGAGCCGTAGCCAGCGTAGATGGCGCCGGTGATGCCGTCCCAGGAGGTTGCGTCAAATGGTGCTTCCATTGGATTATCCTTTCAGATGTCTGGGGATCACTCAGCCGGGCTGACCGACGGGTGAAGCGATTCAGGGTAGGCTTCTGCAGGCACTTTGACCTTGTCTAGACCCATGATCTCCGCCTCTGCCGGCACGCGGAGCTGGCCCGTGACCTTGAGGATGAAAGAGACGACGTAGCCCGGGACAAAGCCCATGAGCCCCATCACGACCGCACCCACCAGCTGACCGATGAAGGAGGTTTCGATGACATCTTCACCAAAGAGCGCCGGGTAACCTTGGGCCGCGATGCCGACCGCGATCAGACCCCACATGCCGAGGAACCCGTGCACCGCAAAGGCGCCAACCGCATCGTCGATGCCGCGCTTTTCGATGAAGGTGGCGACGAAGGGCATCATGCAGGCACCGATGAAACCGATGGCGAAGGCCATGGGCGGATACCAGAGGTCGAGACCAGCGGCGGAGGAAATGATCCCGCCCAGAGCGCCGGACATCATCCAGAACGGATCGCGCGTGACCATCCAGGCCCCGATGATCCCGCCCGCAAAGGCCATCAGCGTGTTGAAGGTCATGCCGGAGATCGTCATCGGCGTGCCGTAGATCGTGGCCTCAATTTCCGTGCCCCAGGACCAGGCTTCGCCCGGAACGATGACACAGCCCATCAAAAAGCCCCAGAACCCGGCGATGATCAGCATCAGACCAATGAGCGTCATCGGCATGGAGTGACCTGCAATGTGGTTGGCGGTGCCATCGGCGTTGAACTTGCCGATCCGCGGTCCAAGGTTGATCAAAACACCCAGCGTGAAGAAGCCCGCGATCATATGCACCACACCTGCGGCGCCGAAGTCATGATAGCCGAACTTGGTCACAAGCCAGCCGTCCGCGTGCCAGCCCCAAGCGCCCGCCAAAATCCAGACGAAGGCGCCCAAAACGATGGCAAGGACGACAAAGCCCGTCAGTTTAATCCGTTCGATCACACCGCCGGACATGATAGAGGCCGTGGTGGCCGCGAAGAGGACGAAAGCCCCCCAGAACACACCGGAGGACCGATCATCGAGGTTCGGCCCCATGTATTGGCTCCATGGCAGAGCGACCTCGTTGGCATAGGCCAGACCGGAGGTGCCCATGGCGCCTTCGGACAAAGACAGACCTGTCGGGAAAGCCCAGTAGATCCACCAACCGATGAAGTAGAAGAAGGGAATGATCATCGCGAAGGCGAGGATGTTTTTGATCCCGGAGGCCAGCGCGTTTTTTGATCGCGATGCGCCCATTTCATATGCGAGGAACCCGGCATGGATCAGCACCATGAGCGGGATCGTCAGATAGTAGAATGTCTCGGAAAACGTGCCGTTTGTCGCGGCGTGATTTCCCTGTAGCTCCGCAACCGCGGCAGCCAAGGATGCAAGATCCTGTTCCAAGTCGTTCTCCCTGTCCAGTGAACGTGACCTAATCTCAAGCCAGCTTCGGTCCGATTTTTGGTTTGGACCAATTGTGCGAACTGGCTTACTCAGTGTCTTCCATGAGGCAGGCTGGATCACCATGGGTCAAACTTTTTTCCTGACAGGAATTTATTTTCACCCAAGGCGCGCCGCTTTTTAGGTCAAACGACCACCTCAACAGGTGAGAGTGATGAATTTATGAGCGCAAGGAGAACTTGACCAAGCCTGATTGGAAAAGCGACAGGTCGACCGCCCCCGCTGAAACAGCGGAAAAATCCGTCCATAGCGGGAAATCGCGAGAGAGATTCGCAATTTTTCGGTGCAAATGTCGCAAAGTTTACAGGCATCGGCGGCGAAAATATTGGCCCAACCAATTTGCGACAGAGATGTCGGCCTGCGCTGCGGATCAGTCTTCCTGAAGCAAAAGCCGCTGATCTTCGATCAGGGCGAGCTTCATGAATTCCGACGCCTCTTCGATGTCACGCGCCGCGATGGCATTGAAGAGACCGTTGTAGCCACGTTGATAAATCTCGATCCGCGCGGGCGTCAGGTGACGCCGGTACATCGCCACCCGAAAGGACTGCCGCCGCGCGTCGATCACGAGGTTGTAGCAGGCGATCAAAAGCGGATTTCCGGTGCCCTCGGCGATCAACCGATGGAACTCTTCTTCCAGTGCGACAAAGGCGGTGGCGTCAGCCTGCACCGTTTCCATTTTCGACAGCACCACGGAGAGCGCCTCAATCTGTTTCGGTGACATGTTGACGATGGCCAGACGCACCATTTCGGGCTCAAGGATGCCACGCATCACCTGCAATTGCAGCGGCCCGGTCTCACGCGCCACGGGCGACAGCGCCTCTCTCGCGCCATCGGGATTGTAGGTCACGAAAGATCCCGACCCCGCCCGGCGCCGGATCATGCCGCGCGTTTCCAACTGGTCCAACGCCTCGCGCACCGTGTTGCGCGCCACCCCCAGCTCTTGCGCCAGTTGCCGCTCCGACGG includes:
- a CDS encoding TetR/AcrR family transcriptional regulator, encoding MSISLDALIDQLTTGATASEIYGVAAPSNRSRATVVKVLDEAVEVLATEGVSGLSFRALARRCDMRLSNLQYYFATQDALLTAVTRHALASRLEELRDRGALTLPDLRERFRAYLDFRMDRGAAPRAQAITTGLKDLAQRLDGPAEHFAATCRFHIRSLADMVMAFSPDTPPETVTHKAIMIAGLIDAVGPLCGKSYTPPEGLRAAILTQASEIAGV
- the sugE gene encoding quaternary ammonium compound efflux SMR transporter SugE, encoding MAWILLVIAGLLEVVWATSMKYSNGFTVLWPSVLTVVAMIISFGLLSVAMKSLPLGTSYMIWVGIGAIGAFIAGIVLYGETLSLMRVAAAALIVAGMALMKLSA
- a CDS encoding DUF3445 domain-containing protein; its protein translation is MTMQFNDETFRGDYTYHNSPEAIRRFPFPFDQDTYMYSVNIEQHPGGPKDTPFEKMFDVDEHYVAEMKDREITLAEDPLRCQSLPHMELAGWDLLELIMVSKARDYPDLFTLHRDGNDWHWINKPLGIEKKFTFLDATTLPCGPMEYITRQTQGDFALLHERDNNLWMDAGMITSQADWSLDFDVGMNFFEWHAPVPKARKMGVFDKALKFLLAVGQGQHYRRLNWTMTVNPRLDTSPENYHKWGPEKRTITPENVGQKQFLRVELQTFFRLPRSNALAFPIRCYLMNLEDIASKPKWGRRLHRVLRDIDPDLAEYKGFAVNQKFIVDYLSQFDDGAPTTPGIFPDA
- a CDS encoding PDR/VanB family oxidoreductase, which produces MKKLTLKVTAVEQLSPLVKRFRFEDPTGASLPVFSGGAHLTVEMPEGDTIRRNSYSLISDPYDGSGYEIAVRREDKGRGGSLYMHTKVSEGDDITVSLPSNLFQLDLRAKKHVLIGGGIGITPFLSQLRQLDMEQKPYELHYAARSREEAAGIKLLPQAAHIHVHISEEGARMDLGAILDGQPLGTHVYTCGPDGLITAVADQTARLGWPKTSVHSEAFTAPPPGEPFDVVVKSSGKVVHVKADQSLLEALEAAKVDIEYSCRGGGCGRCQTKVTACDGRILHNDHWLSEDERAAQKDIMPCMSRFKGTRLELDL
- a CDS encoding dimethylamine monooxygenase subunit DmmA family protein, whose protein sequence is MPKTEFSPSIDSRPTYAGLVSQGAAPAIMVADEAGAQALTDLAASDASVMDHAHVVLVGCGVAALGDVKPVAIHVAPDFDAATPLVTQLLKTARMGTQIYLAGSEGLIGHVSALAFAAGMPVDEIQMEHRGSIARRMQCVHCKGITEDVTTDPFTCAHCGLTLFVRDHFSRRLGVFQGVCVDAETPGVVPETVEIQA
- a CDS encoding aminomethyltransferase family protein; protein product: MIASWRFSALADRHRALGSDLEDWSGMGTAWSYDKDQTEEYLAIRTKAGVMDVSGLKKVYVVGPHAQYVIDKATTRNIEKLKPGRSTYATMLNDAGKFVDDCVIYRLGPQNFMVVHGSGAGHEQLTMYAAGRNVAVLFDDDLHDISLQGPMAVDYLEKHVPGIRDVVYFSHIQTTLFGKPVMISRTGYTGERGYEIFCRRQDAVEIWDTIVAEGKEMGIIPTRFTTLDWLRAESYLLFFPYDNSEMYPFENDSNGDTLWELGLEFTVSPGKTGFRGAEEHYRLKGKERFKIYGVKLEGTEPAAEGAPLLKDGKEVGVVTIGMYSPLNEHNVGIARMPVDCAVEGTELTVKNPDGEIKAIAHPMPFYDVDKKRRTAKG
- a CDS encoding ammonium transporter, which codes for MEQDLASLAAAVAELQGNHAATNGTFSETFYYLTIPLMVLIHAGFLAYEMGASRSKNALASGIKNILAFAMIIPFFYFIGWWIYWAFPTGLSLSEGAMGTSGLAYANEVALPWSQYMGPNLDDRSSGVFWGAFVLFAATTASIMSGGVIERIKLTGFVVLAIVLGAFVWILAGAWGWHADGWLVTKFGYHDFGAAGVVHMIAGFFTLGVLINLGPRIGKFNADGTANHIAGHSMPMTLIGLMLIIAGFWGFLMGCVIVPGEAWSWGTEIEATIYGTPMTISGMTFNTLMAFAGGIIGAWMVTRDPFWMMSGALGGIISSAAGLDLWYPPMAFAIGFIGACMMPFVATFIEKRGIDDAVGAFAVHGFLGMWGLIAVGIAAQGYPALFGEDVIETSFIGQLVGAVVMGLMGFVPGYVVSFILKVTGQLRVPAEAEIMGLDKVKVPAEAYPESLHPSVSPAE
- a CDS encoding FCD domain-containing protein, which produces MPNSSLPNASLPGATVKYVIETLSTRIVTREYATEERLPSERQLAQELGVARNTVREALDQLETRGMIRRRAGSGSFVTYNPDGAREALSPVARETGPLQLQVMRGILEPEMVRLAIVNMSPKQIEALSVVLSKMETVQADATAFVALEEEFHRLIAEGTGNPLLIACYNLVIDARRQSFRVAMYRRHLTPARIEIYQRGYNGLFNAIAARDIEEASEFMKLALIEDQRLLLQED